TGCCGAGGACCAAGAAGGCCCTATTTTCGGTGCCCACGAACAGAGCCAACGGTCAATCGATGCGCCACTGCCAGGGTCTGGAACGGTCAAGTGTTTGTGATCCCCTGTCCCGGCCGTGTTCTCTGCCGAACTCGCCCTTGTAGTCGGCACACCAAAGATCGTTAGGGCGACAGCCGTTTGAAAGTGGTGTCCCCGTCGCCCTGTTGCGCCTGCGCTTGCGGCGCTCGACCATGCCGTGGCGGTCGAGCACGGCATGCACGGCCGAGATCGCGGGCCGGTGCACATCCGGATACAGCCGGGCCAGCCGCTCGCGTATCTTCGGCGCACCCCATGTCGGCTTGTCTTGCTTGAGGCGCACAATCAGCTTCTCGATTTGAAACGGAAGCTGATTGGCGTGGCGATAGGGCCGCCGCGATCGGTCCGTCAGCCCTCCAGGCCGCTGTCGTTGTAGCGCGTGAGGATCTTGTAGCCGGTCTTGCGCGAGATATCGAACTCCCGGCAAAGCACCGCCATCTTCTCGCGTCCAGCAGCCGGGCGACGAACTTCAGCCGCTCTTCCATGACGTTACACTCCTTCCAAGGCACCTTGCTCTCCTTGCAAAGGGCCGAAAGTGTAACCCATCTATCCGGAATGAACTGTCACCCATCTCTCGGGAAGGAAAGTCATGGCCAAGGCAACTGGAAGCCGAATTTTCTTTTAGAGTATGAATCAGCGCCGTCTGCCGAAAAGCGCGTCCACGATCTTCCCTTTTGAAACGACCGTGCAGGGCTGGGGCAGACGGTAGTCGAGCACCGCCCATCCGCGTCAAGTCAGGTAGACCTCCTGCCCGTCGCGGAAGAGGCGTCGCTCGGCTGCCTGTATGGAAAGCGTCCCAACCGAAAATTGCGGCTCCGGAAAATGCCCATGGCGACGTGCCACTGCATGGATACGCGCTGAGAGTTCCCCCAGATCGAACGGCTTGACCAAATAGTCGTCGGCTCCAGCGTTGAAGCCCTCGATGCGATGCGAAATCCGATCGCAGGCTGTCAGAATGATGACCGGTGCCGATTCAAGTTCCTTGATCAGCTCCCGCAGATAGTCGATCCCATTGCCGTCCGGCAGGTGAACGTCGAGCAAAATAAGGTCGTAGCCGACCACAGCTGCATAATCGCGCGCTTCGGACAGGTTCTTGGCCCAGTCGACCGCGTGGCCACCAGCCACCAAATGATCGTGCATAGCACTTCCAAGGTCCTTATCGTCTTCAGTGAGCAGTATTCGCATCATGCTGCCGAGCTCCGGTATGAGGGCAAGGCTCCCATCTTATTGGTCGAAGCTGACAATAGGCTGAACCGGCGGCAGCGAATTATTTGGGGAGCTTTCAGGCTGCTGTCAGCTACAACTTGCAAGAAAGGGGTCGTTAACAAAGCCAAACGAAGAGCCCCTATGAAACCCGTCCTGAACTCGGCACTTTTGCTCAATGTGACCCCCGGCGGCTGCATCAGCAAATTGATTTGGGAAACAGGCGCGCCGGTTCTAATGACCGACGCAGGCCGAGGTCTGGAGCTGGACCAGCGAACGGCGTCTTCGGTTTTTCAGGCAACAGCCACATGGAAGAATATGATTGGCTCGACCATGCGCCGAGCTTTGTCGAACGGATTGGTCGCGGGCGCACTACCACAGATTATGGCAGGTTTACGCCCTGGCCTTGACACCCGGGGTGATCGTCACCGGCGGAGCCGCGGCGTACTGATCGGATATCTAACGTCGCTGAGTCTCTCGTCGGTGCAGTGGATCTCTCGGCTTAGCCATCATGCAAAAAACGACGGTTCCGCGACACCACTTTTCAGGTCCGTGACACAGGCTTTGTGAGCCGATCTGTTGTTCTTACCCCAGGCTAATGGCTGAACAGCTCTGTCGCCGGCTCGATGCGCCAGATGGCGCGATGTTTTGAACCCTTTCACGAGGCGACGGCAGCAGCCGACCGGCTCTCCTATCGCGGCTCCCGCGATCCACACACCCAACAAGGGAATCTACCATGGTAATGAAGGCACCGGTTGCCGACGCTAGGAATGGGTCGGTAGTAGATCGGCTGGTCGGCATCGACCTCGCTCGGGGCCTGGCTGTCTTCGGGATGTATGCCGCCCATCTCGGTCCCGACCCCGGCGAAGGAGGACTAGTCGGGTTTCTGATGGAACTAACCCATGGGCGGCCGTCGGCCCTGTTTGCCGTATTGGCCGGTTTTTCAATCCTCCTGATTACAGGTCGCAAGGCGCCGAAGTCGGGGATAGCCGGTAGACAGGCCATCGCCAGAGTCGCAATTCGTGCCCTTGTTTTGCTCGCGCTTGGCTCAATCCTGGGCTGCCTCGGTACCCAGGTCGAAGTCATCCTAGAATACTACGGAATTTGCTTCTTGTTGGTATTGCCGCTCCATCGGCTCAGCGCATATCAGCTGGGCTTGATCGCTGCCGCTACGGCATTAGTTCTCCCGCAAGTCCGTTCCTCCCTTCTGTCGGTTGCCCCCAACCTCCTCGACCCGGTCTTCAACCTCATGGTCAACGGCTACTATCCCGCGGTGACCTGGGTTCCTTTCCTCATCGCTGGCATGGCCATCGCGCGCCTTAATCTTAATACGCTAGCAGCGCATTGGCGCCTTGGTCTGGCGGGGGTCGCGCTGGCCGTGTTGGGCCATGGGGGATCCTTGCTCGCGCTGAGTTCCCGCGCTTTGACTGAAACCTCCTTGTGGTGGTCTGACGTTGACGGCGCTTTTGAGCCTTCCAAGTCGTCATTTATAGTCAAGTCGTCATGGATAGCCGCACCTCATAGCGAAACGACGCTTTCGATCGTGGGCAGCACCGGTTGCGCAATGATCATCTTGGCGGCTTGCATGCTCGCTGTGGATGCGCTCCCGCGTCTGCGAAAGCTGGTCTGGCCAATAATCGCAGTCGGCTCGATGTCTTTGACGGCCTATGTGCTGCACATTGCGGGAATAGCCTATCTTATGAAGATAAACATTTTCAAAGACGAGAGCCTGTCCACGCTCTTTGGCTTCGTTGTGGTTATCAGCACTTTTGCGGTGCTTTGGCTGCGCATCTTCCAGCGAGGACCGATGGAAGTGCTGATGGGTAGGGTCGCAGATCTCGCGCGTCACATCCGCTGAGCACCGCCGCGCCCCGGCCTCCCGATCACATTACGGACAAGGTGGGGCTTTGTCCAAAGCTTGTTCGCGGCAGGGGAGGGTACTTCCTCCCAGCCTGCCGCCTTGTTGATGGAAGCTAAAACGGTCGCGCAGGCGCTAGAGTTGCATCGGCATAATCAGCTTAAACTCGCGAAGTTAAACCCGCGGTTGGTCTATCTCGGCCCGCCTCACCTGAAAGGCTAAGGTATCCGTTTCGGTCAAGGGTTTTAGGGGCCATTTTCGCTGCGCCTTGAGGAGAGCGTTTGCTAGGATGAGGAGCTTTCGCAACAAGATGATGACCTTTGCGGGTTTGCCTGCCGCCTTTAGCGCCTGGTATTTTGCCTTGAGGTCGGGGTTGAAGCGCAGGGCGAAGGGCCGGGCATGTAGAGGGCCTGGCGAACATTGGCCCGGCCGCCCCGGATGAAGGCGCGGCCGCTCCATTTTGCCGAGGCCGGCGAGGCTTGCGGCCTTTGGTTCCGAGTTCCGGCATGTCGATGGTGAGTGTGCAGGCGGTGGCATCCGATGCGCCATATGCTGGTCAGGATTTCGCGGCGCTGGACAGCGTCGGGATCGGCTTTCATGAGGGTAAGCATCGTCTGATCGATATCGCTGAGTTCACGTGGATCTGCTTCCAGCCACTCGTTGTTGTGGCGCCTGAGCAAGGCAAGCGGTCAAGGTCTGGCTCTGGTGCTGGCTGCGGTGCGATCCCCGCACGGGCCAGGTGCCGATCGTGTCGACGATCCACCTCGCCGCGACCAGAGAGCTGCTACTCTCTTCCGCTGTTCATTCTGGCCTCTTCGCAATGAATGTCATAAAATCACCTGTCGCAATTAATGGTTTTTGATTTGGCTCCTACAGCTGGCAGATATCGCCGAGAGTTCCGCAGAGAGCGTCGAAAGTTTTGGCCGCCTTCTTCCGCAGCCGCGCCTTGAGTTTTGAGCAGACCTGTCTTGATCGGGTTGAGATCGGGCGAGCATGGCGGCAGGATCAGGAGCCAGTGCCCCTTTGGCCAACCAGTGGGCGGCGCGTACCTTGCCGACAATCTGGGGTTCCGAACCCGACAGTTGGTTTTCAACCCGACAGTGGCCCGCCTCAGAGCAGGCTACCGCCCTTCGGAGCAGGCAGAAGCTAATCGAGGTTCGCGGGTTCCGGTTTGAATGTGCAGGTCGCTGCGCGCCTGATCTTTCGGTCTGGCGGCACATGACAAAAACTCTCATTTTGGCCGACGATACCCGGTCAGGAGCGGGTATCGCAGTCGAGAAGCGACCCGAGCACGTCCACAAGATGTGCCGAGTTTGCAAGGTGTGTCATTGTTTCTGTCAACGTTCGAGCGACAGCGCACGACGAAACGTCTGGCATACGCCTCGTCTGGCACGCGCCTCGCATATGTTGCAGTTGCTGCTGGAGATCAGGCGATCGAGTGGGCCTTGCAATTTTCCGATTTTGATGCGCCTAAAGTCTCGTGTACAAATCAGGCTGGCGTGAATGGCCTGCCTAAGTTGCGACTTATTACAAAGGAATGGATATGGCGACTGGAACGGTGAAGTGGTTCAACAGCACGAAGGGTTTTGGTTTTATTCAGCCTGACAACGGCGGTCAGGATGTCTTTGTCCACATTTCCGCTGTTGAACGAGCGGGCCTGTCGACCCTTAATGAGGGCCAGAAGATCAACTACGAGGTGGAACAGGATCGCCGCACGGGAAAGTCCTCTGCAGGCAGCCTCAGCAAGGCTGGCTAACGGTCCGGGAAAGCCTTGGCAAGGTTCGTCATCGCCGGAACGCATTGACGGCTCGAAACCCGGGCCGGAGCATGCAAGTTAATGCCGCGGCAGGGATTGCTGGAGCCATCATGAATTACTCTGGAAATGAGGCTCTTGGACGGGAAAGGCGGGGCTCATCCCCGCCCTTTGATTCCGCGCAGATTGGGCCAACGGCTGCTGCGCGTCCGAACGACTGTTGATACGGATTTAGGCTGCGACCTTCTTGCGGGTCCGTTTCGCCGGCGCCGTGGCTGGGGCTTCCGGCTCTTTCGGTTTGCGGCCGAGTCCCATGGTCTTGGCCAAGGCGGAGCGCGCAGCGGCGTAATTCGGCGCCACCATGGGATAATCCGACGGCAGACCCCATTTGGCGCGATATTCGTCTGGGGTCAGACCATAGTGCGTCGCCAGATGGCGCTTTAGCGATTTGAATTTCTTGCCGTCTTCAAGGCTAATGATGTAGTCCGGTTCGATCGACTTTTTGATCGGGACAGCAGGTTTTTTTACAGGCACAGGCTCTTCTGCCGGTATGAGTCCAGCCGTGCCGTTTAGAGCCCCGTGCACTTGGGCGATCAGGGCAGGAAGCTCCCCCGCCGGGACGGGGTTGTTGGAGACGTAGGCTGATACAACATCGGCAGTGAGCTCGATGAGGATGTCGGTCTTGTGGGGTTCTTCTGTCATAAACTTCTCCGGGCAGCTTGAAACACAGTTGGGCGAAGTGTCGCTTCATAGTGGCGGTTGCCGCTGAAAGCAAATGGATCGACGGGTGCGCTGCTCCTCCACCATTGAAGTCTCGGCGACGCATCCCGTCATCGTCCATCGCTAAAGGCAGCGTATTGAATTATGGGAGCGGTCGCGCCCGCCCCACCATAGCGATACAGCAAGACAATCAAAAAAGCCGGTCTTTGCTTGGCCCCAAATCTTTTCTCCTTTCGTGAACGCTGAGCTGCCAAGCTGCTACAGTTCACCTCGCGGGGCAACCGTGCACAACACAGGAGTTGCCCGAGCGATACATTCTTCACTTGCCGCTTATCAGCGCTGGTGATTGCACTTTGCAGCCTGCCTCCGGACCCGCAGCGCTCACGCTGTTGGTTTTGCGCCTGCAGGCGTCGGAAGTCGGATCGCCGCAGCTAATTTCCTCAGGCGGACGAATTCAACAAATCGATTGTTTGGATCGAAGGCATCCACACCATCGATGCCTCTAGAATATGATCCAGCTACAATCACCGTGCTGTAATGGCAGGGACGGCCAGCACAAGCGCGACACGATCCGGCGGGTCCATCGC
The window above is part of the Mesorhizobium sp. WSM4904 genome. Proteins encoded here:
- a CDS encoding DUF418 domain-containing protein gives rise to the protein MVMKAPVADARNGSVVDRLVGIDLARGLAVFGMYAAHLGPDPGEGGLVGFLMELTHGRPSALFAVLAGFSILLITGRKAPKSGIAGRQAIARVAIRALVLLALGSILGCLGTQVEVILEYYGICFLLVLPLHRLSAYQLGLIAAATALVLPQVRSSLLSVAPNLLDPVFNLMVNGYYPAVTWVPFLIAGMAIARLNLNTLAAHWRLGLAGVALAVLGHGGSLLALSSRALTETSLWWSDVDGAFEPSKSSFIVKSSWIAAPHSETTLSIVGSTGCAMIILAACMLAVDALPRLRKLVWPIIAVGSMSLTAYVLHIAGIAYLMKINIFKDESLSTLFGFVVVISTFAVLWLRIFQRGPMEVLMGRVADLARHIR
- a CDS encoding cold-shock protein is translated as MATGTVKWFNSTKGFGFIQPDNGGQDVFVHISAVERAGLSTLNEGQKINYEVEQDRRTGKSSAGSLSKAG
- a CDS encoding response regulator transcription factor produces the protein MMRILLTEDDKDLGSAMHDHLVAGGHAVDWAKNLSEARDYAAVVGYDLILLDVHLPDGNGIDYLRELIKELESAPVIILTACDRISHRIEGFNAGADDYLVKPFDLGELSARIHAVARRHGHFPEPQFSVGTLSIQAAERRLFRDGQEVYLT
- a CDS encoding MucR family transcriptional regulator; this encodes MTEEPHKTDILIELTADVVSAYVSNNPVPAGELPALIAQVHGALNGTAGLIPAEEPVPVKKPAVPIKKSIEPDYIISLEDGKKFKSLKRHLATHYGLTPDEYRAKWGLPSDYPMVAPNYAAARSALAKTMGLGRKPKEPEAPATAPAKRTRKKVAA